The DNA sequence GCCGCGGCGCAACATCGCGATCGTGCCCGGCGGCGTCGACGTCGAGCGGTTCCGCAGGCGCGGCCCGGCGTACCCGCGCGGCGAGCGGCCGCGCCTGGTGCACGTCGGCAGGCTCACCCCCGCGGGCGGCGCGGGGACCGCGATCCGCGCCCTGGAGGCCGTGCCCGGCGCCGAGCTGGTGATCGCCGGCGGCCCGGTCACCGGCGACCTCGAGTCCGACCCCGACTACCGGCGGCTGCGCGCGCTCGCCGAGGAGGTGGGGGTGGCCGACCGGGTGACCTTCCTCGGCCGCGTCCCGCACGCCGCCATGCCCAAGCTCATGCGCAGCGCCGACGTGGTGCTGACGCTCCCGCAGGCCGTGCCCACCGGCATGGTCGCCCTCGAGGCGATGGCCTGCGGCGTCCCGGTGATCGCCTCGGCGGTCGGCGCCCACCTCGACTCGGTGGTGGACGGGGTGACCGGGTTCCTCATCCCGCCCAGCCGGCCGGCCACGCTCGCCCGCCGCGCCCGCGAGGTGCTCGCCGACCCCACCCTGCGCACCGCGCTCGGCTACGCCGGCGCCGACCGGGCCCGGTCCCGCTACTCGCTCGAGCGCATCGGCCAGGAGCTGGTCCGCGTCTACGAGGACGTGCGCGCCGCCCGCGCCTGCGCCTGACCGGCGGGCTCAGCCCCCGGCGCCCGTGAACCGGGCCATGCGGCGCAGCTTGTTGGCCGCGTCGAGGGCGGCGACCTTGTACCCCTCGGCGAGGGTCGGGTAGTTGAACACCGCGTCGACCAGGTAGTCGACCGTGCCGCCCAGTCCCATCACGGTCTGCCCGATGTGCAGCAGCTCGGTCGCGCCCGCGCCGAAGATGTGCACGCCGAGCAGCGACCGGTCCTCGGGCGAGACGAGCAGCTTGAGCATGCCGTACGTGTCGCCGATGATCTGCCCGCGGGCGAGCTCGCGGTACCGGGCGACGCCGACCTCGTACGGCACGTGCTCCCTGGTCAGCTCCTCCTCGGTCCGGCCCACGAACGCGATCTCCGGGATCGTGTAGATCCCGATCGGCTGCAGCGCGTGCATCCCGGTCACCGGCTCGCCGCACGCGTGGTGGGCGGCGAGCCTGCCCTGCTCCATCGAGGTCGCGGCGAGCGCCGGGAACCCGATCACGTCACCGACCGCGTAGATGTGCGGCACCGCCGTACGGTAGTGCTCGTCCACCGCGATCCGGCCGCGCGCGTCCGCGGTGAGCCCCGCGTTCTCCAGGCCGATCCCGTCGGTCATGCCCTGGCGTCCGGCCGAGTAGAGCACGGTGTCGGCCGGGATGCGCTTGCCGCTCTCCAGCACGATGATCGCGCCGTCCGGGTGGCGCTCCACCGCGGTCACGTGCTCGCCGAACCGGAAGGTGACCGCGAGATCGCGCAGGTGGTACTTGAGCGACTCGACGATCTCCAGGTCGACGAACTCGAGCATGCGCTCCCGCCGCTCGATCACCGTGACCTTGGTGCCGAGCGCGGCGAACATCGAGGCGTACTCGATGCCGATCACTCCCGCGCCGACCACGACGAGCGTGTCCGGCACCCGCTCCAGGGCGAGGATGTCGTCCGAGTCGATGATCGTCCGCCCGTCGAACTCCACGCTCTCCGGCCGCGCCGGACGGGTCCCCGTGGCGATGATGATCTTCTCGGCGCTGACCTTGGTCTCCCGGCCGTACTCGTCGACCACCCCGATCGTGTGCGGGTCGAGGAACCGGCCGGTGCCCTGCAGCAGCATGATCCGGTTGCGCAGCAGCTGGCTGCGGATCACGTCCACCTCCCGGCCGATCACGTGCCGGGTACGGGCCATCAGGTCGGCGACCGTGATCTCCTCCTTGACCCGGTAGCTCTGGCCGTACAGCTCGCGCTGGTGATGCCCGGTGAGGAAGAGCACGGCCTCGCGCAACGTCTTCGACGGGATCGTCCCCGTGTTGACCGACACCCCGCCGATCATGTTCCGCCGCTCGACGACCGCCACCCGGCGTCCCAGCTTGGCGGCCGCGATCGCCGCCTTCTGCCCGCCCGGCCCCGAGCCAAGCACCACAAGGTCAAAATCCGGCATAGACCGAGTGTGGCGGCCAAACCCCGCGGACGGGAACCCGTGTGCGGAACCGCCGGGTTACGGGAACCTCACCCGCCCCCGGGATGAGGCGGTGACCAGGGCCGACGTGTCCCGGACACCGGCGCCGCGCGGTCACGCCGCGATGAAACGCGCCTGCCAAGACCCCTGATCATGTTGTGTTATTAGTTCACAACTGATCTAATGGTCGTCTGACGCCACTAATTCCCCCTCCTGGAGGACACATGGATGGGTCCGTCGTCGGCAACCCGCACGTGATCCGGCTGTCGGCGGGCCTGCTCGACCGGCCCGGGAACGCGTGCCCCCACCACGCCGCGGTCAGGGCACGGCCACAGCTGCGCCCACGGCGGGGCGAACAGCGCCGTTACGCGCCCTGGGAGGACTTCCCGCTCGGGCTCGTGATGGAGATCCTCGACGCCGTCGAGCACGACGGTGTCCCCCTCGACCGGGCGATAAGGCAGACCCTGGCGTCCTGCCGGAAGCGGGTGCACCCCGGGGTGGCCCGCTGGGTCGCCCACGCCGCCGAGAGCTACCTCGAGGTCGCCGAGGCCCTGGCCGACCAGCTCGCCCGCGAGGGCGTCGACCTGCGCCCCGCGCCCGCCCCCAGGGTCGTGCAAGGGGGCCGGTCCGTGGCCGAGCTGCGCATCCTGACCGCCTGGGGGCGATG is a window from the Thermopolyspora flexuosa genome containing:
- a CDS encoding glycosyltransferase, with amino-acid sequence MHIAIVSAHELPPETPAIARELSRGHRVTVYTRRYSPELRDRGRLAPGVTVEHVPAGPATRLPEGKLLPYLSDFSAGLQERWGRERPDVIHAHSWTGGLAAIAGADALGVPVTQTFHSLGGRNDEDESAGDARGGPDPEVRIRLERAIGRRASAVIASCAGEESELIRIGVPRRNIAIVPGGVDVERFRRRGPAYPRGERPRLVHVGRLTPAGGAGTAIRALEAVPGAELVIAGGPVTGDLESDPDYRRLRALAEEVGVADRVTFLGRVPHAAMPKLMRSADVVLTLPQAVPTGMVALEAMACGVPVIASAVGAHLDSVVDGVTGFLIPPSRPATLARRAREVLADPTLRTALGYAGADRARSRYSLERIGQELVRVYEDVRAARACA
- the sthA gene encoding Si-specific NAD(P)(+) transhydrogenase — encoded protein: MPDFDLVVLGSGPGGQKAAIAAAKLGRRVAVVERRNMIGGVSVNTGTIPSKTLREAVLFLTGHHQRELYGQSYRVKEEITVADLMARTRHVIGREVDVIRSQLLRNRIMLLQGTGRFLDPHTIGVVDEYGRETKVSAEKIIIATGTRPARPESVEFDGRTIIDSDDILALERVPDTLVVVGAGVIGIEYASMFAALGTKVTVIERRERMLEFVDLEIVESLKYHLRDLAVTFRFGEHVTAVERHPDGAIIVLESGKRIPADTVLYSAGRQGMTDGIGLENAGLTADARGRIAVDEHYRTAVPHIYAVGDVIGFPALAATSMEQGRLAAHHACGEPVTGMHALQPIGIYTIPEIAFVGRTEEELTREHVPYEVGVARYRELARGQIIGDTYGMLKLLVSPEDRSLLGVHIFGAGATELLHIGQTVMGLGGTVDYLVDAVFNYPTLAEGYKVAALDAANKLRRMARFTGAGG